TATGGGGTTGAAGAGATAAAAGCAGAAGCTGCTAAATGGACTCCAGAGGTTGTAGAAGATGTTACAGGTGTTAGTGCTGCTCAACTTGAGAAAATCACAAGAATGCTAGCTACTATTAAGCCTGCCACGCTATTTTGGGCTTTAGGTATTACTCAGCATTCAGTAGGTAGTTCAAATACAAGAATTTTAGCTATTTTGCAACTTGTTCTTGGAAATATAGGTAAACCAGGTGCGGGAACAAATATCATCAGAGGTCATGATAATGTTCAAGGTGCTACTGATATGGGATGTTTAGCTGATACTTTGCCAGCTTATTATGGTTTAACAGATGATGCGTGGAATCATTTCTCAAATGTATGGAATGTTGAAAGAGATTATTTAAATTCAAGATTTTATTCTAAAGAATGGATGCATGAAAAAGGCTTTTCACTAGCAAAATGGTGGCAAGGTGTTTTACATGAAGAAAAAACTTATTCAAATTCACCTATTCGTGTTCTTTGGGTTCAAGGAACAGGTATCACATCAATGGCACATACGGTAAAAATTCAAGAAGCACTAAAAAAACTTGATATGATTGTAATTGCTGAGCCGTTTGTAAATGAAGTAGCGGTTTTAGCAGATCGCCCTGATGGCATTTATATCATACCTGCATGTACTCAATTTGAAACAGAAGGTTATGTAACCGCAACCAACCGTGCAATGCAATGGCGTTCTCAAGTAATAAAACCAATTTATGAAAGCAAAGAAGATCAAGAGATTATGTTTGCTTTTGCTAAGAAATTTGGTTTTTATAAAGAATATACTCGCGGTATGAAAATGGAATTAAAAGATCATAAGCTTATACAAACAAGAGATGATAATGATGATAATTTCATATGGCCTGATGATGCTACAAGAGAAATGAGTAATGGACTTTTAAGTATAGGTTTAAGAGGAATTTCTGCTGAGCGTTTAAGAAAACATCAGCAAAATTGGGAGCATTTTGATCCAGATACTCAAAGAGGCTTAGGTGGTGAAGTAAAAGGCGAATATTATGGTTTACCTTGGCCATGTTGGGATGAAAAACACCCGGGAACTTCTATTATGTGGAATACAGATATTCCTTATGAAGAAGGTGGTATGGGCTTTAGAAATCGTTTTGGTTTAGAACATGATGGACATTCTCAATTGGCAGATGATAGCTTTACTCCAAAAGGTTGTAAAGTTAAGGGTGGATATCCACAAATTACCAAAGCAAATATAGAAAAAGTCTTTAATATCAAGTTAAGTGATAGTGAAAAAGAACTAATGGGTGCTAGTTGGAGCACTGATATTTCAGGTATTATCTTGGAAAAATGTAGAGAAAAAAGTGCATGTTGTTTAGGAAATGCTAGAGCTAGAATGAAAGTTTGGGAATTTGCTGATCCTATTCCATTGCATAGAGAACCTTTACATTCTCCGCGTTGGGATTTGGTTAAAAAATACCCTACTTGGGGAGATCAAGAGAAAAACTTTAGGGTTGAAAGTAAATTTATTAGCGAACAACAAAAGACAGATTGGAGCAAAGAATTCCCAACTATTATTTCAAGTATGCGTTTAGTTAATTTAAGTGGTGCAGGTATGCTTGAGCGAACTAGTAAATATCTTGCAGCAATCACACCTGAGATGTTTGCTAATGTCCATCCTGAGCTTGCTTTAAAATATGGTATAAATGATGGGGATATGATGTGGATTCACTCTCCTCAAGGAACTAAAATCAAAGTAAAATGCGTGCATAATCATTCTGTTACACCAGATAGAATTTGCTTGCCTTATAACTTTGCAGGTATTATGCAAGGAGTGGATTTAAGTTATAATTACCCAGAAGGAACTAAACCTTATACTATAGGGGAAAGTTCTAATACGGTTACCAATTATGGTTTTGATATAAATACGCAAATTTCTGAATTTAATGCAGGACTTTGCAGACTTGAAAAGGCTTAAGGGGTAAGTTATGGCTAGAATGAAATTTTATGTAGATAATAATCGCTGCATTTCTTGCTTTGCTTGTCAAGTAGCTTGTTCAAGTGCACATGAAGTGCCAGTGGGGATTAATAGAAGAAAAGTTATCACTTTAAATGAAGGTATAGAAGGCAAAGAGTTTTCAACAACTCTTGCTTGTCAGCACTGCACTGATGCTCCATGTGAGCAAGTTTGTCCTGTAAAATGCTTTTATATAAGAGCTGATGGTATAGTTTTACATGATAAAAAAACATGCATAGGTTGTGGGTATTGTCTTTATGCATGTCCATTTGGTGCCCCACAATTTCCAAGAGATGGAGCATTTGGTATTAAAGGTGAAATGGATAAATGTACTATGTGTGCAGGTGGTCCTGAGCCTACTAATTCTCATGAGGAAAGAGAGCTTTATGGGCAAAATCGTATCGCAGAAGGTAAAGTGCCTATGTGTGCTGCAGTTTGCTCTACAAATGCACTTTTAGTTGGTGATGCAGCTGAAGTTAGTGCAATGTATAGAAAAAGAGTTTTGCTTAAAGGCCAAAATTTAGGACTTGATGCAAAATAATTTAAAGGGTGTTAATACACCCTTTTTTATTTAATATTTTTTTAGGGTTAATATATGCAAGAACTTATTTTAGAAATTCAAAAAAATCTTGATGAAAATAATAAGCTCCCATGCAAAAAAGCACTAGATTTATTAAAAAAATACTCCAAAGATGAATTTCAAAAAGTTATAAACGAGTTAGGAATAAAAATTTCAGATTGTGAATTAGGGCAATTTGGAAAGTTAAATAAAAATATTGCAAAAAGTGAAATTTTAGAAAAAATAGAAACAAAATTAGATCAAAAACGCTATATAGCATGTAAAGATGCTTTAGAATTTATGGATAATTTTAATGCAGCTGATATTAGAGCGACTTTAAGAGCTTATAAAATAGAAGTTAAACATTGTGAACTTGGGTGTTTTAAAGAAAAAAAAGGTAAAAAATTTAATATTAAAAATAAAATTTGGATAGAAAATCCTGATGGAAAATTACTTTTTGGTAAAGGTAAAACAGATATTTTAGAACTGATTGGAGAATGTGGAAGCATATCTCAAGCAGCTAAAATATTAGGAATAAATTACAAAAAAGCATGGCTTTATATACAAGATTTAGAAGAAAATATGAAAGAAGAGCTAATTATTGCTAAAAAAGGAAGAGGAAGTGATGCTGGTAGTAAGCTTACACCAAGAGCTTATGAATTAATCCATAATTTTAAAATTTTACAGCAAGATGTAGAAGAATACACCAATAAACGCTTTAAAGAATTATTTTTTAAAAAAAGTCAAGAAAAAGATAAGACTTAATTTTCTTACAAGTTATAAAAATATATCATTAACTAAAAAAGGTTAAAAATGAAAATTGATTGTAGAGATTTAGCTTGTCCGCGTCCTGTGATAGAAGCTAAAAAAGCTTTGGAAAATTTAAAACAAAACGAAAATTTAGAAATTCTTTTGAATTCTCAAGCTTCAAAAGAAAATGTTATAAGATTTTTAAAATCTTTAAATTTAGATTTTAATATTAAAGAAATAGAGGATGAAAGTATTATTAGCATTGTTAAAAATTTTAATTTAGAGCAAAACCAAGAACAAAATTTATTAGAATATAATGTTTTATTTTTAAAAAGTGATAAAGTAGGTGAAGGTGATTTAGGAAAAAATTTAATGCTAGGTTTTTTAAAGACATTAAAAGAACTACCTAATAAGCCTAAAAAAATTCTTTGTGTTAATGATAGTGTTTTGATAAATACTAATAGCTCGCATATGGCTTTTGAAGCTATGAAAGAGCTTGAAAATTTGGGTGTTGAAATTTATAGTTGTGGGGCGTGTTTGGATTTTTTTGGTAAAACCAATGAGCTTAAAATAGGTAAAATAGGCAATGCCTATGAAATTTTAAATGAACTTTTTGGAAAGGCAAAGATAATTTCTTTATGATTTATAAAAATCAAAAATTGACTCAATTCGTAAAAACTGCAGGTTGAGCTGCCAAATTAGACTCGTTGAGTCTTGACAAAATACTTGGTATATTAAAGCCTCATCCAAATGTTTTAAGCGGTATTAATAATAATGAAGATGCAAGTGTTTATAAAATAAATGAAGATTTAGCTTTGGTTCAAACACTTGATTTTATCACCCCAGTAGTAGATAGTGCGTATTATTTTGGTGCTATTGCTGCTGCAAATGCTTTAAGTGATATTTTTGCTATGGGTGCTGAGGCTATTAATGCATTAAATATAGTAGGTTTTGATACATGCCATTTTACAAATGAAATTTTACTTGAAGTTTTAGAAGGAGCAAGGACTAAGATTGAAGAAGCAGGAGCTATTTTAGTTGGTGGGCACACTATAGAAAATAATGAATTTATTTTTGGACTTAGTGTAACAGGCATGGTGCATCCAAAAAAATTTATAGCTAATAATAGTGCAAAAGAAGGTGATGTGATATTGCTAACAAAACCTATAGGAAGTGGAATTCTTAGCACTGCTATAAAAGCAAATTTTTTGGAAGAAAATCAAATTATTAAAGCTTGTGAGCAAATGAGTTTTTTAAATGTTTATGCAAGTCGTGTATTAAGCAAATTTAAATCATTAAACGCTTTAAGTGATGTTACGGGATTTGGTGTTTTGGGACATTTAAAGGAAATGTTAAATGATAATATAGCTATTAAAGTGTATAGAAATGAAATTCCGCTAATGGATGGAGTTTTATCTATGGCTAATATGGGGATTATTCCAGCAGGTGCTTATACAAATAAAGAGGCTTTAAAAGCTTGGGTTGAAATTTCTAAAGAATGTGAAGATGATATAATTTATTTTGATCCTCAAACTTCAGGTGGTCTTTTGGCTGCTATGAGTGAAAAAGAAGCAAGACAAGCCATTAAAATCCTACAAGATCATAATATCGAAGCCAAAATTATTGCTGAGTGTGTAAAAAATACTCGTAATTATTTATTATTATGCTAATTTTTTATTTATAATAAGCCATTTTGTTTATATTTGTTACTTTTTTACATAAAAAATTAAATTATAAATAAATAATAATTGATTTTTCTTGCAATTTTTGTATCATAAAAACATATTATCTATCAAGGTGGAGGAAAAAATGATACAAAAAGCTTTGCTTTTAGCAGAAGAGTTACAAAGAAAAATAGAAAGTAACATTTCTCAAAGTGAAAAAGAATTTCATGCAAAAATGCAAAAACTTTTAAACAATCCAGAAAATAAAGTGATGTTAATTGAGTTATTAGATCGTTCTTTTAGATGTAAGGACAAAAGTGCGAGTTTTGAGCTTATAGAGCATACTTTAAATAAATATGGTATAGCAGATTTTTTCAGTGCTTTTGAAAAATTCTTGTTGTTTTCGTTCTTAAATTTTGGAAAATTTGCCCCAAAATTAAGTGTGCCATTTTTCATCAAACATTTAAGAGAAGATACAAAAGCTATGGTTTTAGATGCAAATCCTAGCGTTTTAGAGCCTCATATGCGTAAAAGAAAAGATGAGGATAAAATCACTTTAAATGTAAATTTAATCGGAGAGGAAGTTTTAGGCGAGGCTGAAAGTGCTTATAGAATGCGAAAGTATGAAGAAGCTTTAAAAACAAGCTATATTACTTATATTTCTATAAAAATTACTACAATTTTTTCCCAAATTAATATTATTGATTTTGAATACTCTAAAGATGAGGTGGTAAAAAGATTAGACAAATTATACGCTCTTGCTTTAGAAGAAGAGAAAAAACAAGGTGTTTCTAAATTTATAAACCTTGATATGGAGGAATTTAGAGACTTAGAATTAACCGTAGAAGCTTTTATGGAGAGTGTTTCTAAATTTGATATTAAAGCAGGTATTGTTTTGCAAGCTTATTTGCCTGATTCTTATGAATATTTGAAAAAACTTTTTGCTTTCTCAAAAGAAAGGGTTTTAAAAGGTATGAAACCTATTAAAATTCGTTTTGTTAAGGGTGCTAATATGGAAAGTGAAGAAACCATAGCTTCACAAAGAGGTTGGGCTTTGCCAACTTTTTATAAAAAAATTGATACAGATAGTAACTATAACAAAATGTTAGATTTTGTTTTAGAAGGGGATAATTATAAATACATCAATGTAGGTATAGCAAGCCATAATTTATTTGAAATTGCTTATGCTTATACTAGAATTTCACAAGCTGGAGCTTTATCATCTTTTACTTTTGAAATGCTTGAAGGTATGAGTTTGCAATGCTCTTATGAGCTTTCTAAGATGCATGATCTTATACTTTATGCACCAGTTTGTGATGAAGCTCATTTTAACAATGCTATTGCTTATTTGGTTAGAAGACTTGATGAAAATACTAGCGAAGATAACTTCATGAGATATTTTTTCAATCTCAAAGTTAATGATAAAAATTGGCAAGCACAAAAAGAATTATTTGTAAAATCTTTAGAAGGGATTAAAACACTTGATAATTCTACTCATAGAACTCAAGATAGAAATAAAGAAGTAAAAGCTATTAGCTCTTATGAAAGTAAAGAATTTAAAAACGAGCCTGATACAGATTTTATTTTAAAAGCCAATAGAGAATGGGCTAAGGGTATAAGAGCTAAATATGAAAATTTAGAAAATTATGATGTATATCCTGTTATTAAAGAAGAAATTAAAGGTGAAAATTTACAAGTTGTAGAAGTAAAAGATAAAATTAAAAATCACACCATAGGAAAAGCACATTTAGCAGGCCAAAAAGAAATCGAGCTTGCTTTAGATGTAGCTAAAAATTCAAATTTTAGTGATTTAAGTCATGATGAAATTTATAAAATTTTAGCCAAAACTGCTCAACTTGTTAGAGAGCGCAGAGGCGATTTAATAGGTATAGCAGCCTTAGAAGTAGGAAAAACTTTCTTAGAAATTGATCCAGAAGTTAGCGAAGCAATAGACTTTTTAGAATTTTACCCGCATTCTTTAGAAAAATTAAAAGAACAAAATCCAAATACTACTTTTAAAGCAAAAGGCATAGGCGTGGTGATTGCACCATGGAATTTTCCAGTAGGAATTTCAGTAGGAACTATAGCAGCGCCTTTAGCAGCAGGAAATAAAGTGATATATAAACCATCATCTTTATCAATGTTAACAGGTTATATGCTTTGTAAATGCTTTTGGGATGCAGGAATTCCAAAAGATGCTTTGATTTTCTTACCTGCTAAAGGAAGTGATATATCAAAATATTTACTTATAGATCAAAGTGTTAAATTCTCAGTTTTAACTGGTGGTGAAGAAACAGCTTATGCAATGCTCAAAGCCAATCCAACCTTGCTTTTAAGTGCTGAAACAGGTGGTAAAAACGCAACTATTGTTTCTAAATTTGCTGATCGTGATAGTGCGATTAAAAATATCATTCATTCAGCATTTTCAAATTCAGGTCAAAAATGCTCAGCTACTTCTTTGCTTGTTTTAGAAGAAGAAGTTTATGAGGATGAGGAATTTAAAAAGACTTTAGTAGATGCAGCAAGTTCTATGGCAGTTGGAAATCCTTTTGTGTTTAAAAATAAATTGGGTGCTTTAGCTGATAAACCCGATGCAAAATTACAAAAAGCTATAAATGAATTAGCGCCTTATGAAAGTTGGGCTTTAAAACCTAAATTTATTGATGATAATCCTTATCTTTTAACTCCAGGTATTAAATACGGCGCTAAAAAAGGTGATTTTACTCATATGAATGAGCTTTTTGCGCCAATTTTAACCGTAATGAAAGCAAAGGATTTAAAAGAAGCTATTGAAATAGTAAATTCTACAGGTTATGGCCTTACAGCAGGATTTGAAAGTTTAGATGAAAGAGAGTGGGAGTATTTTCACACTCATATAGAAGCAGGAAATATATATATTAATAAACCAACAACAGGAGCTATAGTTCTTAGACAGCCTTTTGGTGGTATTAAAAAATCTGCTATTGGTTTTGGTAGAAAGGTTGGAATTTATAATTACATCACGCAATTTATGGATATTGAGCAAAGTGAAGTTGATCAAAATGTTTTAGACAATGAGTTAGTGTCTAAATTAAATGCTTTAAATCTTGACTTAAGCACAAATGATAAAGCAGAATTAGAAGTTATCAAAGCTATGGCAAGAAGCTATGCTTATCATGCTAAAAATGAATTTGCAAGTGCGAAAGATTATGTCAATATTAGAGGTGAGGATAATCTTTTCTCTTATACAAAAGTGAAAAATATTGCCTATAGGGTGCATAAAGATGATAGCTTAAAAGATATTTTGGGTGTAATTTTAGCAGCAAGTGTGCTAAATATTGATCTTTTATTAAGTTATGATGAACATGAAAAAATGGATTTAGTGCAAAAAATAAACCAAAGCATAAGCACTAAAACTTTATTATGTAAAGAAAGTGAAGAAAATTTCCTTGCTAAGATTGCTGATTATGAGAGAATTCGTTATTTTGCACCACAAGATGTAAATGATGCAGTTTTCATAAAAGCAGCAAGTTGTGCAAAAGTTATTGCTAATACTAAGCCATTAATCAATGGTCGTTTTGAGTTGCTTTTATATCACAATGAAAAGGCTTTAAGCATATCTTTCCATCGTTATGGAAATTTAGGTATTCGTGCATTAAATAAATAAAGGAGTGCAAAATGGAGGTAGTTCAAATTAATACCCAAATTGCCATAATGTTTGTGGCGTATTCAGCATTAATGCTTTTTATTGGATTTTATTTTTATAAGCAAAATAAAAATTCAGAAGATTATTTTTTAGGCGGTCGTTCTATGGGTCCTGTGGTTTCTGCACTTAGTGCAGGAGCTTCTGATATGAGCGGTTGGCTTTTAATGGGTTTACCAGGCGCTTTATATGTGAGTGGTTTAGCAGAAAGTTATATCGCAATAGGACTTAGCATAGGAGCGTTTTTAAACTGGGCTTTTGTGGCAAAAAGACTTAGAATTTATACTAGTGTGATTGCAGATTCTATTACAATTCCAGATTATTTTGAAACAAGATTTGATGATGATAAGCATATATTAAGAGTGGTTTGTGCTATTGTTATTTTGATTTTCTTTACTTTTTATGTTTCCTCAGGGCTTGTGGGTGGAGCAAAACTTTTTGAAGCTACTTTTGGCATTGCTTATGATTATGCTTTAACTACAGGAACTGTGATAATCGTTGCTTATACATTTTTGGGTGGATATAAGGCAGTTTGTTGGACGGATTTAATTCAAGGCCTTTTAATGATGAGTGCTTTGATAATAGTTCCTATAGTGATGATTTATCACTTAGGTGGATTTGATGAAGCTATGAATATAGTTAGAGAGATTAAACCAAGCACTTTATCTATGGGAGAAGGATTAAGCTTTTTGGGTATAGTATCAGCGCTTTCTTGGGGGCTTGGTTATTTTGGCCAACCTCATATTTTAGTGCGTTTTATGTCTATAAGATCTACTAAAGATATCCCAACTGCCACTTTTGTAGGAATTTCATGGATGGTTATATCTTTAATTGGTGCTTGTTTGATAGGAATTTTAGGTATAGCTTATGTGAGTAAATTTGAGCTTAGTTTGAATGATCCTGAAAAGATTTTTATCGTAATGTCTCAACTTCTTTTTAATCCTTGGATAGCAGGTATTTTACTTAGTGCTATTTTAGCAGCTATTATGAGTACAGCAAGTTCGCAATTACTTGTTTCAAGCTCAACCATAGCAGAAGATTTTTATAAAAGAATTTTCAATAAAGAAGCTTCAAATAAAATGGTAATGACTTTAGGTAGATTTGGAGTTTTAGCAGTAGCTGTAATAGCTTTTATCATTTCAACAGATAAAAACTCAAGTGTGTTAAGCATAGTAGCTTATGCTTGGGCGGGATTTGGTGCAAGCTTTGGTTCTGTAATGCTTTTTTCATTGTTTTGGTCAAGAATGACAAGATATGCTGCTATTGCAGGTATGATTAGTGGAGCTTTGATGGTAGTAGCTTATAAAAATTTCTTAGGTGCTTGGCTTAACTTCCCAATATATGAAATCATACCAGGCTTTTTAACTGCTTCGGTTGTGATTATTTTGGTAAGTTTAGTGACTAAAGTGCGTCCAGGAACTAAAGCAGCTTATGAAACTATGTTAAAACATCTTTAAAAATAAACCCTAAAGTTTTCAAGCTTTAGGGTTATAAAAATAATCTTTTAAAATTAATAATCTACTTAATCTTACATCAAAACTTTATGCATTTAATTTTTGTTTTAATTAAAAAATATAAGATATAATATCTTTTATGGAAGGTTAGCTTATCTGGTGATGGCCACTGACTTCAAATCAGATGAAAGGGTAGTTGACTACTTTTTGGGGAGTTCGATTCTCTCACCTTCTCGCCAAATTTAAGTCAAAATGGAGTTTTTATGAGTAAAGCAGATATTGTCGTTGGTATCCAATGGGGTGATGAAGGTAAGGGTAAGATAGTTGATAAGCTATGTGAAAATTATGACTATGTTTGCAGGAGTGCAGGCGGACATAATGCAGGTCACACTATATGGGTTGATGGTATAAGATATGCTTTACATTTAATGCCATCTGGTGTTTTAAATAAGCAATGTATTAATGTTATAGGCAATGGAGTTGTAGTTAATCCTGATGTATTAATTAGCGAAATGGCTCAATTTGAAAACTTAGAAGGAAGATTATTTATAAGCGATAGAGCTCATTTAAATTTAAACCATCATGCTTTGATTGATCAAGCAAGAGAAAGACTTAAAGGCGATAAAGCTATAGGAACAACAGGCAAAGGTATAGGGCCAAGCTATGAAGATAAAATAAGTCGTAATGGACATAGAGTAGGGGAGTTGTTAGAGCCTGAAAAACTTTGTGAAAACTTAATGAAAGATTTTGAACTTAAAAAAACTTATTTTGATGTTTTAGGTATTACAATGCCTAGTTATGATGAAATTTTAAAAGATTTAAAACGCTTTAAAGAAGTACTTGCACCATATATTACAGATACAACAAGAATGCTTTGGAAGGCTTTAGATGAGGATAAAAAAATACTTTTAGAAGGTGCACAAGGTTCTATGCTTGATATTGATCATGGAACTTATCCTTATGTTACTAGCTCAACGACTATTTCAGCTGGGGCTTTAAGTGGTTTGGGTTTAAATCCAAAAGAAATCGGTAAAGTTATAGGCATAGTAAAAGCTTATACAACAAGAGTAGGAAATGGAGCTTTTCCAAGTGAAGACTTAGGAGAAGATGGTGAAAAAATCGGTCTTATTGGTAAAGAAATTGGAGTAAGTACAGGTAGAAAAAGAAGGTGTGGCTGGTTTGATGCAGTTGCTGTAAAATATACTGCAAGATTAAATGGCTTAGATACTTTATCATTAATGAAACTTGATGTATTAGATGGTTTTGAAAATGTAAAAATTTGCAAGGCTTATGAGTATAAAGGAGAAGTGATTGATTATGTGCCTTGTGATTTGGAAAATGCAAAACCTATTTATGAGATAATGGAAGGCTGGGACAAAGTTGCAGGGATTAGGGATTATGATTTATTGCCTGAAAATGCAAAAAAATACATTAAGCGTTTAGAAGAATTAAGCGGGGTTAAAGTAGGTTATATATCTACAAGTCCTGAAAGGGAAGATACTATTATTTTATGAAAAATAAATATTCTTCTGTGATAAAGTTAAGAAAACAACAACTTGATAAAGCAGAGGCTAATTTAACTAAAACAAGACAAAAACTTTTACAATGTGAGCAAGAATTACAAGAAGCTTCTAAGGCTTGTGAAAGTTTAACTTTAGCTGATAAAGGTTCAATAACACTTTTGCGATCTTCTTTGAAATTACAAGAAATTGCAAGAGAAGGTAAGCAAAGGATAAAGCAAAAATTGGATTTAACAAAGAAAGAACTTATGCATTATCAGCATTTATATAAAAAAGCTCATTTGGAATTTGAAAAAATTAAAGCATTGGAAAATGAGGAGTTAAAAAAAATTCGAAAAATTTTACAAAAAGAAGAAGAAAAATTTATAGATGAACTTGCTATAACAAGACATTTTAACAAGGAAAAATGATGAAAAAAATTATATATTTATTAGTTTTTATAGGTATTTTAAATGCACAGCAAAATTGTGAGCAGTATTTTGAAGCAAGAAAAGATCAAATGCAAGATCAAATTAGAGAATATGATGAGGCAAGGCAGAGTTTGGAAGCATATAAAGCATCTTTTGAGGCTTTACAAAAAGAAAAAATGCAAGCTTTGGTTCAAAAAGAAGCAGATATTAATGCAAGTTTAGAACAAATAAAAACTCTTAAAGAGCAAAATGAACGCATATTAGAAGCTACTAGAGAAAACCTTCAAGTAATTAATGATAAAACAATGGGGCGTATTACTGAAATTTATGCTAAGATGAAAGATGTTGCAGTTGCAGGTATATTAAGTGAAATGGATGCAGATGAGGCTTCAAAAATTTTATTGTCTTTAGAACCTAGAAAAATTTCTTCTATTATGGCTAAAATGGATCCAAAGAAAGCTTCCGATTTAACACTTCTTTTGAAAAATTTAGATCAAAATGCAAGTTCGCAATAAGTTTTAAGCAGTTTTTACCTTTTTTTTAGTATTATTTCAATAAAAATAAAAAGGTGGATAAATGCGTATTAAACCAGCTCATATACCTTACATAGCAAATAAAATAATACTTGATTTAATGCACTCTTCTTTTGTTAAGATTAAAGATGATAGCCAAAAACTCATAAAAACTGCAAAAGAGATTATCGAAATAGATGTATTAAATGAGCGTAAACTTGATGAAAAAGCAAAGGAGCTTTTAGAAAGTCAAGAGGATGAAATTGAATTCATGCAAATAGATAGAAAAAGTATGTTTTGGATGATAAAGAAAAAATTAGCCAGTGAATTTAAATTCATCTTAGATAGCGAAGATAGATATAACAATCTTTCGCATAAAATTTTAGAACATTTAATTGATGAGGATTTGATAAATTATAATGTATCAGAAAATCGTGTAAAAAATTTAATTTTTTCAAGCATAATATCTTATTTAAAAGAGTATGAAAATTTAGAAGATCTAGTATATGAAAAAATTTCAAATTACAAAAGAAAACTCATACCAGGTTCTGAAGAATATGAATTAGTTTTTGAAAAATTATATCAAGAAGAGTTAAGAAAAAAGGGACTTTTATGAAAGCTTATATTTATCTAGAAAATGATGTCTTTTTAAGCGCTAAGGCTTTTGGTGCGGAAGGAACTTTTTTTGGAGAGCTTGTTTTTAATACTTCTTTAACCGGCTATCAAGAAATCATTTCAGATCCTTCTTATGCAGGACAATTTGTGGTTTTTTCTATGCCAGAAATAGGCGTAGTTGGGGTTAATGATGAGGATAATGAAAGTAAAGAAGTTTTTGCCAGTGGTATGATTATAAGACAATTGAATGAAGATTATTCCAATTTTAGGGCAAAAGATTCTTTAAGTGCTTATCTTAAAAAACATAAAAAGATAGGTCTTTGTGAAGT
The genomic region above belongs to Campylobacter peloridis LMG 23910 and contains:
- a CDS encoding DUF507 family protein, which gives rise to MRIKPAHIPYIANKIILDLMHSSFVKIKDDSQKLIKTAKEIIEIDVLNERKLDEKAKELLESQEDEIEFMQIDRKSMFWMIKKKLASEFKFILDSEDRYNNLSHKILEHLIDEDLINYNVSENRVKNLIFSSIISYLKEYENLEDLVYEKISNYKRKLIPGSEEYELVFEKLYQEELRKKGLL